One region of Zingiber officinale cultivar Zhangliang chromosome 7B, Zo_v1.1, whole genome shotgun sequence genomic DNA includes:
- the LOC122005263 gene encoding probable protein phosphatase 2C 24, with translation MMAEIFHGVASCGAEATAMSSCESGPLAKIERRMDMRRLKFVPGTETPDLVEMETSRKRRRLGESGGATAECKENSEPPASGSTEPSPVGASEVLKMTDRCPRYGASEVCGRRRDMEDAVSIRPDFLQRGDLTLGKHHFFGVFDGHGCSHVAALCRDRMHQLVAEDVVVLGLDATSTQKAWRGTMERSFARMDAETANRDGIRSGPGCRCELQPPRSDHVGSTAVVAVVSPTHIVVANCGDSRAVLCRKGVPIPLSSDHKPDREDELLRIEEAGGRVIYWDGPRVLGVLAMSRAIGDDYLKPYVIPDPEVTVTKRDEGDECLILASDGLWDVLSNETACKIARMCLQGGGRRGEAAETATASRSEDDDGEQGGGGADSSCLDAALLLTKLALARQSADNISVVVVDLRNQRKRDTVANPQ, from the exons ATGATGGCTGAGATCTTCCATGGAGTTGCGAGCTGCGGTGCGGAGGCCACGGCGATGAGTTCGTGTGAGTCTGGGCCACTGGCGAAGATTGAGCGGCGGATGGATATGCGGAGGCTCAAGTTCGTCCCCGGTACGGAGACTCCTGACTTGGTGGAGATGGAAACTAGCAGGAAGCGTCGGAGGTTGGGTGAATCTGGCGGCGCAACTGCCGAGTGCAAGGAGAATTCCGAGCCGCCGGCGAGTGGGAGTACCGAGCCTTCTCCTGTAGGGGCGTCAGAGGTATTGAAAATGACGGATAGGTGTCCTAGGTATGGGGCATCGGAGGTCTGCGGAAGGAGGAGAGATATGGAAGATGCGGTCTCCATTCGTCCTGATTTCCTCCAGCGAGGCGATCTGACTCTGGGGAAGCACCATTTTTTCGGCGTGTTTGATGGGCATGGTTGCTCTCAT GTGGCCGCGCTATGTAGGGATCGGATGCATCAATTAGTGGCGGAGGATGTGGTAGTGCTGGGATTGGATGCCACTTCTACGCAGAAGGCATGGAGGGGGACGATGGAGAGGAGCTTCGCCCGGATGGATGCGGAGACAGCCAATAGGGACGGCATCCGCTCAGGCCCAGGCTGCCGGTGCGAGCTTCAGCCGCCTAGATCGGACCATGTGGGTTCTACTGCAGTGGTCGCCGTCGTTAGCCCAACCCACATCGTGGTCGCCAATTGTGGCGACTCGCGCGCCGTTCTCTGCCGCAAAGGCGTTCCGATCCCGCTTTCCTCCGATCACAAG CCAGATCGGGAAGATGAGCTGCTGCGGATTGAAGAAGCCGGTGGTCGGGTGATCTATTGGGATGGGCCGAGGGTGCTCGGAGTGCTTGCCATGTCTCGAGCCATAG GAGACGACTACTTGAAGCCGTACGTGATCCCAGATCCGGAGGTGACGGTCACGAAGCGTGACGAGGGCGACGAGTGCCTGATCCTGGCGAGCGATGGGTTGTGGGACGTGTTGAGCAACGAGACCGCCTGCAAGATCGCGAGGATGTGCCTGCAGGGAGGGGGCCGCCGCGGCGAAGCTGCAGAGACGGCCACCGCGAGCCGAAGTGAGGACGACGACGGAGAACAGGGCGGAGGCGGCGCTGACTCGTCGTGCTTAGACGCGGCGTTGCTGCTGACCAAGCTGGCCTTGGCGAGGCAGAGTGCGGACAACATCAGCGTAGTCGTCGTGGATCTCAGAAACCAGCGGAAGAGGGACACGGTGGCGAACCCCCAATAG
- the LOC122004144 gene encoding pentatricopeptide repeat-containing protein At1g11290, chloroplastic-like, with amino-acid sequence MDDATPARWWTLAATSSPTPRFASLDLSTAPRPPPRLQTCPRRLPCHQASQPLLPPRRPPLRRPHLPPRPRQDIHHLELHDRVLRPPRLPQRRPRVIPLSHSLSFPFRLPRFDDSFTCPVTIKAYWDLEWGKQIHSLACKLGFVCNVFVSASFVHMYSRLGFTDDARKNGRTTAVTELFERMMMLGLPMDKVTVTSILPVCNCTPLQNPLSGLCIHVYCIKHGMDSDLFVSNALIDMYAKLGHLEEAHKVFKGMVDRDLVTWNSIISGYEQTGDANSALNVLIYSMRCSRVAFNLID; translated from the exons ATGGACGACGCGACCCCGGCGAGATGGTGGACTTTAGCGGCCACCTCGTCTCCTACGCCACGCTTCGCCTCGCTCGACCTCTCCACGGCTCCACGCCCTCCTCCTCGTCTCCAGACGTGCCCGCGACGCCTTCCTTGTCACCAAGCTTCTCAACCTTTACTCCCGCCTCGGCGACCTCCCCTCCGTCGTCCTCACCTTCCGCCACGCCCCCGTCAAGACATCCATCACCTGGAACTCCATGATCGCGTGCTACGCCCACCACGGCTTCCTCAAAGACGCCCTCGCGTGATTCCGCTGTCTCATTCTCTCTCCTTCCCCTTCCGCCTGCCCCGATTCGACGATTCCTTCACCTGCCCTGTCACCATCAAAGCCTACTGGGACTTGGAGTGGGGGAAGCAGATTCATTCCCTGGCCTGCAAGCTTGGCTTTGTGTGTAACGTTTTCGTCTCCGCGTCCTTCGTCCATATGTACTCCAGGCTCGGGTTCACGGACGACGCCAGGAAG AATGGTAGGACGACAGCGGTCACCGAATTGTTTGAGCGGATGATGATGCTCGGGTTGCCCATGGATAAGGTCACTGTGACGAGCATTCTGCCAGTTTGCAATTGCACACCCCTGCAGAATCCTTTATCGGGTCTTTGCATTCACGTTTACTGCATCAAACACGGTATGGATTCAGATTTGTTTGTGTCTAATGCGTTAATTGACATGTATGCGAAGTTGGGTCATTTGGAAGAAGCACATAAGGTGTTTAAGGGAATGGTAGATAGAGATTTGGTGACCTGGAATTCTATCATTTCTGGCTATGAGCAAACTGGTGATGCTAACTCTGCACTTAATGTCTTAATCTATTCAATGAGATGCAGCAGAGTGGCATTCAACCTGATCGATTAA